Proteins encoded by one window of Asterias rubens chromosome 18, eAstRub1.3, whole genome shotgun sequence:
- the LOC117302216 gene encoding protein gustavus-like — protein sequence MSRSMVMGQKLSGGMKQIAREPSNKITQRELIYSGDLVKPNRLDTLLDMPPADKELQYKYAWNEEDRSLNIFVKEDDPVTFHRHPVAQSTDCIRGKVGFTRGLHVFEVYWNTRQRGTHAVVGVATANAPLHCVGYQSLVGSNAESWGWDICRKKIFHDAKHKSGMSYPLLPNSDNFPVPDKFLMVLDMDEGTLSFIANGQFLGVAFRGLKGKRLFPVVSAVWGHCEISVKYLGGLEPSPLPLQDLCRREIRLAVGKEHLEDIYQLPLPTMVKRYILYQ from the exons ATGAGTCGGTCGATGGTCATGGGGCAGAAATTGTCCGGCGGAATGAAGCAAATTGCCAGAGAACCCTCAAATAAAATCACACAGAGAGAACTCATCTACAGCGGCGATCTGGTCAAACCAAACAGGCTAGATACGTTGCTGGACATGCCCCCGGCGGACAAGGAACTCCAGTACAAATACGCCTGGAACGAAGAGGACCGGTCGCTGAATATATTTGTGAAGGAGGATGACCCCGTGACCTTCCACAGACACCCTGTAGCGCAGAGCACGGATTGTATACGAGGGAAGGTGGGATTCACAAGAGGACTACATGTTTTTGAAGTTTATTGGAATACGAGACAACGAGGTACCCACGCCGTCGTCGGAGTGGCCACAGCGAACGCTCCACTTCATTGTGTCGGGTACCAGTCATTAGTCGGTAGCAATGCAGAGTCGTGGGGATGGGACATATGCCGGAAGAAGATCTTCCACGATGCCAAGCACAAGTCCGGCATGTCGTATCCACTCCTGCCAAACTCTGACAACTTCCCTGTGCCGGACAAATTCCTCATGGTACTAGACATGGACGAGGGAACGCTAAGTTTCATCGCAAACGGACAATTCCTTGGCGTCGCATTCCGTGGACTGAAAGGCAAGCGTTTGTTCCCTGTTGTTAGCGCTGTCTGGGGACACTGTGAAATCTCTGTGAAATACCTTGGAGGGCTTGAAC CCTCGCCCCTCCCTCTGCAGGATCTGTGTCGGAGAGAAATTCGCCTTGCCGTCGGTAAAGAGCACCTTGAGGACATTTACCAACTCCCACTGCCAACCATGGTCAAGAGATACATCTTGTACCAGTGA